From Echinicola soli, a single genomic window includes:
- a CDS encoding Fic family protein, with the protein MVYDRTKPFNDLPLLPPKGITDDVDILKKLVTSSRALAGANSNVQRLPNPYMLINTISLQEAKASSAIENIFTTEDELYKAVSDTVKEEHANPATKEVLRYREALWEGYRRTQEKRTIDLESIIAIFRQIKNTSSGLRPPHSLTVIQRGQSEFRSGEVIYTPPRGQGIIERLLDNLLVYLNDDAQFDTDPLLKMCIAHYQFEAIHPFPDGNGRTGRIINLLYLANKGLLDQPVLYLSKYIITHKDDYYYNLGVVSQRGNWKPWVLYMLDAVEKTSILTNQLISSILNQMESTLEYARSRIKWYNKEVNELLFSQPYIKQKLIGDAMQISSRTTLTKYFSELVDARILSPIKDGREVFYINEDLIRILEG; encoded by the coding sequence ATGGTTTACGATAGAACAAAACCTTTCAATGATCTACCTTTACTCCCTCCGAAAGGGATAACCGACGACGTAGATATATTAAAGAAACTGGTCACTTCATCCCGAGCATTGGCTGGTGCAAACAGCAATGTGCAGCGGTTGCCAAACCCGTATATGTTGATCAATACGATTTCACTTCAGGAAGCCAAGGCATCGTCGGCTATAGAGAATATCTTTACTACCGAAGACGAGCTCTATAAAGCCGTCTCAGACACGGTGAAGGAGGAGCATGCTAACCCTGCGACCAAGGAAGTATTGCGATACAGGGAAGCACTTTGGGAGGGTTATAGACGTACCCAGGAAAAGCGTACCATTGACTTGGAAAGCATCATAGCTATTTTTAGACAGATCAAAAACACGTCAAGCGGATTGCGACCTCCCCACTCACTGACCGTTATCCAAAGGGGGCAAAGCGAATTTAGGTCAGGAGAGGTAATCTATACACCACCAAGAGGGCAAGGTATTATCGAGCGACTATTGGATAATCTGCTAGTCTATTTGAACGACGATGCACAGTTCGATACAGATCCGTTGCTTAAAATGTGCATTGCCCATTATCAGTTTGAAGCGATACACCCTTTTCCGGATGGTAATGGACGTACAGGGCGGATTATAAATCTCCTGTATCTGGCCAACAAGGGTCTCCTTGACCAGCCCGTTTTATACCTCTCTAAATATATTATCACCCATAAAGACGACTACTACTATAACTTAGGTGTTGTCTCCCAGCGAGGAAATTGGAAGCCATGGGTTCTTTATATGCTGGACGCAGTGGAGAAAACCTCCATATTAACGAACCAACTCATCAGCAGCATACTTAACCAAATGGAGTCTACGTTGGAATATGCGAGATCAAGAATCAAGTGGTATAACAAGGAAGTAAATGAGTTGTTGTTCAGTCAACCCTACATCAAGCAAAAATTAATTGGTGATGCGATGCAAATTTCCTCCAGAACAACCTTGACCAAATATTTCAGTGAATTGGTAGATGCCAGAATACTCAGCCCGATAAAAGACGGACGTGAAGTGTTTTATATTAATGAGGATTTGATTCGTATACTGGAAGGGTAA
- a CDS encoding SDH family Clp fold serine proteinase gives MGKYTEYLEKRFDFNGINQERKKQLKEISRLRGGRDLLVYAADLSPRINAPISIEFADIMPFKDQLNNLKGNAIDIILETPGGSAEVVEDLVDLVRSKYKHVGIIIPGSAKSAGTIFSMAGDEILMGPSSSLGPIDAQIMNHNKRYSAEGFLTGLNKIKEEVERTKKLNPAYIPILQNISPGEIQHCENAQNFSQKLVTQWLSKYKFQDWETHSSTRKSVTTDEKEKRAREIAAKLCNHSAWLTHGRSIKIKDFQKMRLLITDYSKTPELDNAITNYYTLLRMTLESTNMYKLFETPNTQIYRYSVNPGTPPELTQKKQNQIVEVKFTCPKCKSSQILQGNFDKNIPIKNGNIPFPKNSKYTCPRCGNFAILGQLRMQIESQFRKPLQF, from the coding sequence ATGGGCAAATATACAGAATATCTTGAAAAGAGATTTGATTTTAACGGAATTAATCAAGAAAGAAAAAAGCAGTTAAAGGAGATTTCCAGGTTGAGGGGAGGAAGAGATCTATTGGTTTATGCAGCAGATCTATCCCCGAGAATCAATGCCCCAATCTCTATTGAATTCGCAGATATTATGCCATTCAAAGATCAGCTTAATAACCTAAAGGGCAATGCTATTGATATTATTTTAGAAACTCCTGGTGGGTCGGCTGAGGTAGTTGAAGATTTGGTAGATTTAGTTAGGTCTAAATACAAACATGTTGGAATAATAATACCAGGTTCGGCTAAAAGCGCTGGAACTATTTTTTCAATGGCAGGTGACGAAATATTAATGGGCCCGTCGTCATCACTGGGGCCAATTGATGCCCAGATAATGAACCATAATAAAAGATATTCAGCAGAGGGCTTTTTAACAGGTCTCAATAAAATTAAAGAAGAAGTAGAAAGAACCAAAAAATTAAATCCGGCATACATTCCTATATTACAGAACATTTCCCCGGGAGAAATACAACATTGTGAAAATGCTCAAAACTTCTCTCAAAAATTGGTGACCCAATGGCTATCAAAATATAAATTTCAAGATTGGGAAACTCATAGTTCAACTCGAAAGTCTGTCACAACAGATGAGAAAGAAAAACGAGCTAGAGAAATTGCAGCTAAGCTTTGCAATCACTCGGCTTGGTTAACGCATGGAAGATCTATTAAAATTAAAGATTTTCAGAAAATGAGGCTTTTAATTACCGATTACTCCAAAACTCCTGAACTTGACAATGCTATTACAAATTATTATACATTATTAAGAATGACTTTAGAGTCTACTAACATGTATAAGCTATTCGAAACTCCAAACACTCAAATATATCGATACTCGGTTAACCCTGGAACACCTCCCGAGTTAACTCAGAAAAAACAAAATCAAATCGTTGAGGTGAAATTCACCTGTCCAAAATGCAAATCGTCACAGATATTGCAAGGTAATTTTGATAAAAATATTCCAATCAAAAATGGAAATATTCCTTTTCCAAAAAATAGCAAATATACTTGTCCAAGATGTGGAAATTTTGCTATTTTGGGTCAGTTAAGGATGCAAATTGAGTCTCAATTCAGAAAACCTTTACAATTTTAA
- a CDS encoding restriction endonuclease: MTISEILEKLPKVKEDRGYWLVRTKGGLYYESFFDGEFIAVGWEKIKLSDVAKGKTDNKTGFQILREIISKHYPDESRPGYAANQLLKFAYDIKKNDIVLIPSENSDIIAFGEVVETPSYSDIYSNDKCAFSKRKKVRWLKTIGRNKLDPHLYKLMFSHLAISDASGYAEQIDKEISSFFVKGGKAHLVLEVQAEEDIPAKNLFEFGLYSLDILDEFCKVESLKIKSDEFNVKLDVQSPGFIEISGMDISGIVLLGLIIVSIAGGGASLKMKNVNFGINTDGIIEKIGGFLRVNSNIKAKKKLLENHTKNLDIKDPEELIKLFKELNKK, encoded by the coding sequence ATGACTATTTCCGAAATATTAGAAAAACTTCCTAAAGTAAAGGAGGATAGAGGGTATTGGTTGGTTAGAACAAAAGGTGGGTTGTATTATGAGTCTTTCTTCGATGGGGAGTTTATTGCAGTTGGGTGGGAGAAAATAAAACTGTCTGATGTTGCAAAAGGAAAAACAGATAATAAAACAGGGTTTCAGATTTTAAGGGAAATAATTTCTAAACATTACCCAGACGAATCTAGGCCAGGTTATGCTGCTAACCAATTATTAAAGTTCGCCTATGATATTAAGAAAAATGACATTGTTTTAATTCCCAGTGAAAATTCGGATATAATTGCCTTTGGAGAAGTTGTTGAAACTCCAAGTTATTCAGATATATATAGCAACGATAAGTGTGCTTTTTCTAAGAGAAAGAAAGTTAGGTGGTTAAAAACCATTGGCAGGAATAAATTAGATCCTCATCTCTATAAATTGATGTTTTCACATTTAGCAATTTCTGACGCTTCGGGTTATGCCGAGCAAATCGATAAGGAAATAAGCTCTTTTTTTGTAAAGGGAGGTAAAGCCCATTTAGTTCTTGAGGTTCAAGCTGAGGAAGATATTCCAGCGAAAAACCTATTTGAGTTTGGACTTTATTCTCTCGATATATTAGATGAATTTTGCAAGGTTGAGAGCCTGAAAATTAAATCAGATGAGTTTAATGTCAAATTAGACGTGCAATCTCCAGGATTTATTGAAATATCTGGAATGGATATTTCTGGGATAGTTCTTTTAGGATTAATTATTGTTTCAATTGCTGGTGGGGGAGCTAGTCTAAAAATGAAGAATGTTAATTTTGGCATCAATACGGATGGAATTATTGAAAAAATTGGAGGATTTCTGAGGGTTAATTCGAATATAAAAGCTAAGAAAAAACTCTTGGAGAACCACACAAAAAATCTAGATATTAAAGATCCTGAAGAACTTATTAAGCTTTTTAAGGAGTTAAATAAAAAATGA
- a CDS encoding IS66 family transposase: MIAIFGLRIQVFRPYFGRYLVTGFNPDIWSYYLGKWLEENQYRYRPGSPLGKAIHYARSRWAGLSAYTLHGQMELNNNLVENAVRPLAIGRKAFLFAGSHQAVEMTAAMYSFMASCKKNNVNEFEWLKDVFERIQSHKQKDLYQLLPSNWVQYRPK; the protein is encoded by the coding sequence TTGATAGCAATCTTTGGTCTCCGGATCCAGGTATTTCGCCCATACTTCGGTCGATACCTTGTCACCGGGTTTAATCCCGATATATGGAGTTACTACCTTGGGAAGTGGTTGGAGGAAAACCAATACAGGTACAGGCCGGGAAGCCCGCTGGGCAAGGCTATACACTATGCCCGCTCCAGGTGGGCGGGGTTAAGTGCCTATACGCTTCACGGACAGATGGAGCTGAATAATAATCTTGTGGAAAATGCTGTCCGGCCCTTGGCAATCGGCAGAAAAGCCTTCCTTTTTGCCGGATCGCACCAAGCCGTAGAGATGACCGCAGCCATGTATTCCTTTATGGCCAGCTGCAAAAAGAACAATGTCAATGAGTTTGAATGGCTCAAGGATGTTTTTGAAAGAATTCAAAGCCACAAGCAAAAAGACCTCTACCAGCTTCTCCCTTCAAACTGGGTACAATACCGGCCTAAATAA
- a CDS encoding SusC/RagA family TonB-linked outer membrane protein, whose translation MKKILPRPLLKLSNFFLIGFIVQLFMSTVLLANPINAQRESLKNIDISIKAEKQKLKKVFSNLEAQSNLKFSYNESFQNIEGGSINLELSNSNMSDVLKAIALQSDINFLRINDNIHVTAAGNKNKSSERSTHETVLEQVTGTITDQDGQPIPGVTIRVKETLRGTVTDIDGKFKIEVAEGETLTFSFVGFLQQELVYSGQQSLSIELKQDLHALDEVVVIGYGTTKRSDLTGAVSSVDMEELKDIPVVSPLQAIAGRIAGVNVTITEGSPDAEMKVRIRGGGSITQDNSPLYIVDGFQVSSINDIPPADIKTIDVLKDASATAIYGAQGANGVILVTTKSGKIGKTEVTFNSYVGMREVYNLTDVLSPYEYVHYQKELDPGPSVTGTSFYGMYGLWDDVDIYKSKGGNDWQKQLYGNTGVQKHFDVGLSGGNESLQYLVNYTRDDENYIMLNSAYKRDNISIKINKQISDRLKVDLYSRMSNTTITGPSVSSGRMLRDGVKYAPVRSLTYIPESSLAGTEDINSAEALSSLNDPIYNITNEYKKQYRFNNIYNLGVTWDIVEGLTFRTRGTYSFSKDYTDNIWLKNTGEASANGGQPVARRTDQKGQRWSIQNTLNYDFSTQDGKHEFNFLIGQEVYNTQRNSMRSESKFFPGDFNANNVLAMWNYGTPLPTYTDIGEPSRTSSFFGRFNYLLSDKYIFTFTAREDGKNVFAPGNRWGFFPAGAFAWKISEERFLKGKLDWLSNAKLRVSYGEVGNARVGSYWRQQYSFQSGDNRLIYIGETAQSALQPSSVLKNENLTWETKVSSNIGLDMALFNNRLNLTIDIYRDVTRDLILAVVLPANSGYSSQYQNVGSTSNKGIEISATGYIIDRGDFQLSANFNIAFNRNKIEQLDGSDYLIASSGWGLDLGSDDFRAQVGEPIGQIYGFVGDGMYSFDDFTFDETQKKWIIKEGVADVSSVITTSGNYFGPGHIKVKKLSGEGSQISADEDRTVIGNTMPKHTGGFTLNAVLKGFDLSAMLNWSYGNDIYNANKVDYTTFTGAKRYQNLSSLMSLDNRFTTIDPVTGYNVMFGNEADPERLQVLNQDATLWHPITNRSILTEWAVEDGSFLRLNTLTLGYTLPESLTTKFLVQNLRIYFSGYNLAIWTNYSGQDPEVDTRRSTPLTPGVDYSAYPKARTFLAGVNITF comes from the coding sequence ATGAAAAAAATATTACCCCGGCCTTTGCTAAAGCTGTCAAACTTTTTCTTGATCGGCTTTATTGTACAGCTGTTTATGTCGACTGTCTTACTGGCCAATCCAATCAATGCCCAAAGGGAAAGTCTTAAAAACATTGACATTTCCATTAAAGCAGAAAAACAGAAACTCAAGAAGGTTTTTTCAAACCTTGAAGCCCAATCCAATTTGAAGTTTTCCTATAATGAATCATTTCAGAATATCGAAGGTGGTTCGATCAATTTGGAACTATCGAACAGCAATATGTCAGATGTACTTAAGGCCATTGCACTTCAGTCTGATATCAATTTTCTACGGATCAATGATAACATCCATGTCACTGCAGCTGGGAATAAAAATAAATCTTCTGAACGATCGACACATGAAACTGTCTTGGAACAGGTCACCGGGACCATTACCGATCAGGATGGTCAACCAATTCCAGGGGTGACCATACGGGTAAAGGAAACATTGAGGGGGACGGTAACAGATATCGACGGAAAATTTAAAATAGAAGTTGCTGAAGGTGAAACGCTTACCTTCAGTTTTGTTGGCTTTCTCCAGCAGGAGTTAGTCTATTCTGGACAACAAAGCCTTAGCATTGAACTTAAGCAGGACCTTCATGCCTTGGATGAAGTGGTTGTGATCGGCTACGGAACCACGAAAAGAAGTGATCTTACCGGAGCAGTATCCTCAGTGGATATGGAAGAGCTGAAGGACATTCCAGTGGTATCCCCCCTACAGGCGATTGCCGGAAGAATTGCCGGGGTGAATGTGACCATTACCGAGGGGTCTCCGGATGCCGAAATGAAGGTACGGATTCGTGGAGGCGGGTCCATTACACAGGACAATTCTCCTTTGTACATTGTCGATGGCTTCCAGGTAAGCAGTATCAACGATATTCCACCTGCGGATATTAAGACCATAGATGTACTGAAGGATGCTTCGGCCACAGCGATTTATGGTGCACAGGGGGCCAATGGTGTGATCCTGGTCACCACCAAAAGCGGAAAAATCGGAAAAACTGAAGTGACTTTTAATTCCTATGTGGGCATGAGAGAGGTCTATAATCTTACTGATGTACTCTCTCCTTATGAATATGTCCATTACCAAAAAGAATTGGATCCAGGGCCATCCGTCACGGGAACTTCATTCTATGGAATGTACGGACTATGGGATGACGTGGATATTTACAAATCCAAGGGGGGTAATGACTGGCAGAAACAGCTTTATGGCAATACAGGAGTCCAGAAACATTTTGATGTAGGATTGTCCGGGGGAAATGAATCTCTCCAGTACCTGGTAAACTATACGCGGGATGATGAAAATTACATTATGCTGAACTCTGCCTATAAAAGAGACAATATAAGTATAAAGATCAACAAGCAAATCAGTGACAGGTTAAAGGTTGACCTGTATTCGAGAATGTCCAATACCACTATCACTGGCCCTAGTGTATCCAGTGGAAGGATGTTGCGGGATGGGGTGAAATATGCCCCGGTGAGGAGTCTTACCTATATCCCCGAGTCTTCCCTGGCCGGGACTGAGGATATCAATTCGGCGGAAGCATTGAGCTCCTTGAACGATCCCATTTATAATATTACCAATGAGTATAAAAAGCAATATCGGTTTAATAACATCTATAATCTCGGTGTCACATGGGACATTGTGGAAGGACTAACTTTTAGAACCCGCGGGACTTACAGTTTTAGCAAGGATTATACGGATAATATCTGGCTGAAGAATACTGGGGAAGCCAGTGCCAACGGCGGACAGCCTGTAGCCAGAAGAACGGATCAGAAAGGTCAGCGATGGAGCATCCAGAATACCTTGAATTATGATTTTTCCACTCAAGACGGGAAGCATGAGTTCAATTTCCTGATCGGTCAAGAGGTATACAATACCCAAAGGAACTCCATGAGATCAGAGTCTAAGTTTTTTCCAGGTGATTTTAATGCAAACAATGTGCTTGCAATGTGGAATTATGGAACCCCTCTGCCGACTTATACCGATATAGGAGAGCCTTCCCGTACCTCATCGTTTTTCGGGAGGTTTAATTATCTATTGTCTGACAAGTACATTTTTACCTTTACCGCTAGGGAAGACGGGAAGAATGTATTTGCTCCGGGAAATCGGTGGGGATTTTTCCCTGCTGGGGCCTTTGCCTGGAAGATTTCTGAAGAACGTTTTTTGAAAGGAAAATTGGATTGGTTGAGCAATGCCAAACTGCGCGTAAGTTATGGTGAAGTGGGCAATGCAAGGGTAGGATCCTACTGGAGGCAGCAGTACAGTTTTCAAAGTGGGGATAACCGCTTGATCTATATCGGAGAAACTGCACAAAGTGCCTTGCAGCCTTCATCGGTATTGAAAAATGAAAACCTCACCTGGGAAACTAAGGTGTCCAGCAATATCGGCCTTGACATGGCACTGTTCAATAACCGCCTAAATCTGACCATTGACATCTATAGGGATGTCACTAGGGATTTGATACTGGCAGTAGTCCTTCCTGCCAACTCGGGCTATTCATCCCAGTACCAAAATGTAGGAAGTACATCCAACAAGGGAATAGAAATTTCAGCTACTGGATACATTATCGACCGGGGTGACTTCCAGCTATCGGCAAATTTCAATATAGCATTTAACCGGAACAAAATCGAACAATTGGACGGTTCGGATTACCTGATCGCTTCTTCTGGATGGGGACTGGACCTGGGATCAGATGATTTTAGGGCACAGGTAGGAGAGCCCATAGGCCAAATTTATGGCTTCGTGGGTGATGGCATGTATTCGTTTGATGATTTCACCTTTGACGAGACCCAAAAGAAGTGGATCATTAAGGAAGGGGTGGCTGATGTGTCATCGGTCATTACGACTTCCGGCAATTATTTTGGGCCAGGACATATCAAGGTGAAAAAATTAAGCGGGGAAGGCTCCCAGATATCAGCGGATGAAGACCGTACAGTCATCGGCAATACCATGCCCAAACATACCGGAGGTTTTACCCTTAATGCAGTTTTAAAAGGTTTTGACCTATCGGCAATGTTAAATTGGTCCTATGGCAATGATATTTATAATGCCAACAAGGTCGATTATACCACTTTTACAGGAGCCAAAAGGTACCAGAACCTGAGCAGCCTGATGAGCTTGGACAACCGTTTTACTACCATCGACCCGGTAACCGGTTATAATGTAATGTTTGGAAACGAAGCTGATCCCGAACGACTCCAGGTACTGAACCAGGATGCAACGTTATGGCACCCGATTACCAACCGTTCTATCTTGACCGAGTGGGCAGTCGAGGATGGGTCTTTCTTACGGCTCAATACCCTTACGCTTGGGTACACCTTGCCCGAAAGTCTGACTACAAAGTTCCTGGTGCAAAATCTCAGGATTTATTTCTCGGGATATAACCTTGCCATCTGGACCAATTATTCCGGACAGGATCCCGAAGTGGATACCAGAAGGTCAACTCCGCTTACCCCTGGGGTGGACTATTCTGCCTATCCCAAGGCCAGAACATTTTTGGCCGGTGTAAACATCACATTTTAA